The following are encoded together in the Montipora foliosa isolate CH-2021 chromosome 12, ASM3666993v2, whole genome shotgun sequence genome:
- the LOC137979022 gene encoding serine palmitoyltransferase 2-like, whose translation MAAGSYTARRRRTNKSHKNGFCDRKNGLSVQNEEKLKDFKDSFVEEFEDTPFQVAVLTYLSYFFLILFGYLRDFMRKYGLERSKAPKESGNKGFIPLYADFESFYTRNLYTRIRDCWNRPICSVPGAHIELLDRATDDYGWSFRLTGNSTKALNLGSYNYLGFAENVGPCAKAAEEAVRTYGLAGCSSRHEYGTLNLHNELETLVARFVGKPAAITFGMGFATNSTNIPTLVGKGDLIVSDELNHSSLVLGARLSGARIKVFKHNDMKSLESILRESVVQGQPRTHRPWSKILIIVEGIYSMEGSIVRLPEVVALKKKYKAYLFLDEAHSIGAMGPNGRGVTDFFGVDPADVDIMMGTFTKSFGAAGGYIAATQEIIDHIRGSSHGAAYASSMSPPVALQIISSMKMIMGEDGTDKGNERLKALAENSKYFRQRLKRMGFIVYGHDASPVVPLLLFMPAKIAAFGREMLKRNIAVVVAGFPATPLIESRTRFCLSAAHTREMLDKALDAIDEVGDILLLKYSKEHQRN comes from the exons ATGGCAGCGGGATCGTACACAGCAAGGCGTCGACGGACAAATAAGTCacataaaaatggtttttgtGACCGAAAAAATGGATTATCAGTTCAAAACGAAGAGAAGCTTAAAGATTTCAAAGATTCCTTTGTGGAAGAGTTTGAAGATACCCCTTTCCAAGTGGCTGTCTTGACGTATTTGtcatatttctttttaattctgTTCGGTTACTTACGTGACTTCATGCGAAAATATGGACTGGAAAGATCAAAAGCGCCTAAAGAGTCTGGAAACAAG GGATTCATCCCCCTTTATGCAGATTTTGAAAGTTTCTACACAAGGAATCTTTATACTAGAATAAGAGATTGTTGGAACCGACCAATTTGTAGTGTGCCTGGGGCTCATATTGAACTTTTGGATAGAGCAACTGATGACTATGGATGGTCCTTCAG GCTTACTGGGAACTCTACTAAGGCCCTAAATCTTGGTTCTTACAACTATCTTGGGTTTGCGGAAAATGTTGGACCATGTGCCAAAGCTGCAGAGGAAGCAGTAAGAACATATGGTCTGGCTGGTTGCAGCTCAAGGCATGAATATG GCACTCTTAATCTTCACAATGAACTTGAAACTCTTGTGGCTCGGTTTGTTGGAAAACCTGCTGCAATAACGTTTGGTATGGGCTTTGCAACCAACTCTACCAACATACCCACCCTGGTGGGCAAGGGAGATTTGATAGTCAGCGATGAGCTGAATCATTCTTCACTGGTGCTTGGTGCTCGTTTGTCAGGGGCTAGAATAAAAGTCTTTAAACATAATG ATATGAAAAGTCTTGAAAGTATCCTTCGTGAATCAGTTGTGCAGGGGCAGCCTCGCACCCACAGACCGTGGAGCAAAATACTAATCATTGTTGAGGGGATTTATAG taTGGAAGGCTCTATTGTAAGACTACCCGAAGTTGTTGCTCTTAAGAAGAAGTACAAAGCATACCTTTTTTTGGATGAAGCACACAGTATTGGTGCCATGGGCCCAAATGGAAGGGGTGTCACAGATTTTTTTGGGGTGGACCCTGCAGATGTCGACATCATGATGGGGACATTTACCAAGAGTTTTGGAGCAGCAGGAGGTTACATTGCTGCAACTCAG GAGATAATCGACCATATCAGAGGCAGTTCCCATGGTGCAGCATATGCATCTTCAATGTCCCCACCTGTTGCCTTGCAAATTATTTCATCCATGAAAATGATCATGGGCGAAGATGGTACAGATAAAG GAAACGAAAGACTTAAAGCATTGGCTGAAAATTCAAA gtatttcaGACAAAGACTCAAACGAATGGGATTCATTGTGTATGGTCACGATGCCTCGCCTGTTGTACCCCTTCTTCTCTTTATGCCTGCTAAAATCGC tGCATTTGGTCGTGAAATGCTTAAGCGGAACATAGCTGTTGTGGTTGCTGGATTTCCTGCCACTCCTTTAATTGAGTCCCGCACCAGATTTTGTTTGTCAGCTGCACACACTCGTGAAATGCTTGATAAG GCACTTGATGCCATCGATGAGGTCGGGGACATTCTGCTGCTGAAATACTCGAAAGAACaccaaagaaactaa